A section of the Citrus sinensis cultivar Valencia sweet orange chromosome 8, DVS_A1.0, whole genome shotgun sequence genome encodes:
- the LOC102627958 gene encoding uncharacterized protein LOC102627958 has translation MEFLKKKYLAKSKKKKWLQDEHNRTFIYWLRQKVEIQLNESRNNVSEALKWIAHGPRSEVIKYQGYEINGYRFHTKERDDLRVVQNNGVYLEANTFQISSAKDKNHVVANMSFYRVIQEIWELDYNKFKIPVFKCDWVENNHGIKKMSYFAAGL, from the exons ATGGAgttcttgaagaagaaatatctAGCAaagtcaaagaagaaaaagtggCTACAGGATGAACATAATAGGACTTTCATATATTGGTTACGTCAAAAA GTTGAAATTCAACTTAACGAATCAAGGAACAATGTCTCGGAAGCCTTAAAGTGGATTGCACATGGACCTCGCTCTGAAGTGATAAAGTACCAAGGCTATGAAATTAATGGTTATCGTTTTCATACCAAAGAACGTGATGACTTACGAGTTGTACAGAACAATGGAGTCTATTTAGAGGCAAATACATTTCAGATTTCAAGTGCTAAAGATAAGAATCATGTGGTGGCAAATATGTCATTTTATAGAGTTATACAAGAGATATGGGAGCTTGATTACAACAAGTTCAAGATTCCCGTATTTAAGTGTGATTGGGTTGAAAACAATCATGGGATAAAAAAGATGAG ttatttTGCAGCAGGTTTATAA
- the LOC102628148 gene encoding borneol dehydrogenase, mitochondrial-like, translated as MGSASIVSAAARRLLGKVALITGGASGFGECTARLFSRHGAKVLIADIKDDLGESVCKDIGSSSSSANGCSYVHCDVTKEKEIENAVNTAVSQYGKLDIMFNNAGIVDEAKHNILDNDQAEFELVLSVNLVGVFLGTKHAARVMKPAGRGSIISTASVCGVIGGVASHAYTSSKHGVVGLMKNAAVELGRFGIRVNCVSPYVVATPLAKDFYKLDDDGLSAIYSNLSGAVLKPEDVAEAALYLGSDESKCVSGHNLVVDGGFTIVNEGLCMFGKSE; from the exons ATGGGCAGTGCTTCAATTGTATCAGCTGCAGCAAGAAG GCTTCTAGGCAAAGTGGCACTTATCACCGGCGGAGCAAGCGGCTTTGGGGAATGCACTGCAAGGCTCTTCTCCAGACATGGAGCTAAAGTACTCATTGCAGATATTAAAGATGACTTAGGCGAGTCTGTATGCAAGGACATaggctcttcatcatcatcagccaACGGCTGCTCCTATGTCCATTGTGATGTAaccaaagagaaagaaatcGAAAACGCCGTTAACACGGCCGTCTCCCAGTACGGAAAGCTAGACATTATGTTCAATAACGCCGGCATTGTGGATGAAGCCAAACATAACATTCTGGATAATGATCAGGCTGAATTTGAGCTCGTACTTTCCGTTAACCTCGTGGGCGTATTTTTGGGGACGAAACATGCTGCGAGGGTGATGAAACCCGCCGGACGCGGCAGCATAATTTCAACTGCAAGCGTTTGCGGAGTCATTGGTGGCGTTGCATCGCATGCATACACAAGTTCGAAGCACGGCGTTGTGGGGCTGATGAAGAATGCTGCCGTGGAGCTTGGACGATTTGGCATTAGGGTGAATTGTGTGTCACCTTATGTGGTCGCAACTCCATTGGCAAAGGATTTTTACAAGCTTGACGATGATGGTTTGAGTGCCATTTATTCAAATCTTAGCGGGGCTGTTCTTAAGCCTGAGGATGTAGCTGAAGCTGCTCTTTATTTGGGGAGTGATGAGTCCAAGTGTGTGAGTGGGCATAATTTGGTCGTAGATGGAGGATTTACTATCGTCAATGAAGGGTTGTGCATGTTTGGGAAATCTGAATGA